In Gracilibacillus salitolerans, the sequence ACCGTTGTAACCTCCATTTCATCTGCTGGTGCATAAACAAGACGTAATGGATAGTAACCTGGACCACCAATACTAGGGTCGAATTCTGATTCGTTCGCTAATAAATTATTTAAGATCTTCATTGCAGCTTCTGGATGTTCATAGTCTTTCCGAACAACTACATATTGAGTTGTTGTGGTACTTAAATGAGGTGTATATTCACCATTGGCATCAAGTGGAAGACCATATGATTGCCAGTTTGCCTCCGGGTTATTCGTGACAGCATCTGTGAGCGGTCCATATGGCATCCAAAACGGACCGAAAAACATACCTGTATTTCCACTGATGACAGATTCACCGGAGTCCTCACGCACACCCATTTCCGGATCAATTAACCCTTCACTGTACATGTCTCGTAATACAGATAAGGCCTCTTTTGTTTCTGGTAAAGTTGATCCATATACCGGCTGCCCATCATCTCCTTCCAACCAATATCCTGGATAAGCGTTTAGCGCAGAAAATATCCCATCAAAACCATATAAATTGTTCGTTGACTCCAAAAAGTTAGCATACAGTTTATTACTGGTATCCGGTCCAGCTAAACCAATCGTATCATCCTGTCCGTTTCCATCAGGATCTTGTTCTACAAAAGCTTTTGCTACTTCTTTAAATTCCTCAATCGTTTTTGGTGGTTCAAGTCCGAGGTTGTCAAGCCAATCTTTTCTAATCCATAAATTATGCACACCATCAGCACTAGCTTGTGAGTTCGGTATTGCCATAATTCGTCCATCAAACATAACATTTTCAAGTGCAATTCCATCTGAACTATCGATAATTTCTTTAATCGCAGGAGATGCATAGTTCTCATACACTTCTGTCATGTCAGCAATTTGATCTGCCTCTACCAGCTGTCTTAGCTCGACTGGACCTACAACCATTGCATCTGGCAAGTCATTACTTGCTATAGCAAGACTTACTTTTTGATCGTAGTTAGAAGGAGATGCAGTAAATGCATGTTCTACTTCAATATTCAAATTTTCCTTTACATGCCTTGTGTATTGGTTATCGAGTGGCGTATCACCATCTTGTAAACTGGTATCGCTAGGATCGACTTCTTGACCGATCGCAATCGTAAGCGTTTCTTCATAAGCACCAAATGGATCGGCCGGCTCAGAAGATGTTTCCGTTTCACTACTTTCCGCATCATCGCCATCATTTGATTCTGAGCCTGCATCATCATCAGAACAAGCGACTAAGACCAACACAAATAATAATAAAAATAAGTACTTCCTTATCATCCTTTTCCCCTCTTCCCTTTGAAATTTATTTTTCAATACAATCATACCAATAATGTAAGCGTATTCAATAAGAGGGTTGTTTCGAAAAAAAGGGGGTAATTGTACTTTCTATATCGTTTCTAGAATCCTTCACCTATGGAAACAACATTTCCCTTACAACATCGAAACATTTGACCCCTTTTTATTTAATTTTCGATATTCACTTGGTAAGAGTCCTGTCGTCTGACGAAAAATTTTACTAAAGTATTTTATATCAGAATAACCAACCTTATCAGAAATAACCCCAATTTTTTCTCGAGTGTACACAAGATAATCCTTCGCTTTATTAATTCTTGCAATCCGAACATATTCATTAAAAGTTTCTCCGACAATATCTTTAAAGCAAGTTGAAAAATAACTTCGACTCATATTGACTTCTTGAGCAACATATTGAGCTGTCAGCGGTGAGGAAAGTTCACGCTCAATTATAGAGATCGCATTTAATATGCATTGGTTTGTCTCCGGAGAATATGCTGGACTAAACACAGTTGTATACATAAATCTTTGAAATTGCTTGAACCAGTTTTCGATATCAGACCAATAGTTCAC encodes:
- a CDS encoding extracellular solute-binding protein, whose translation is MIRKYLFLLLFVLVLVACSDDDAGSESNDGDDAESSETETSSEPADPFGAYEETLTIAIGQEVDPSDTSLQDGDTPLDNQYTRHVKENLNIEVEHAFTASPSNYDQKVSLAIASNDLPDAMVVGPVELRQLVEADQIADMTEVYENYASPAIKEIIDSSDGIALENVMFDGRIMAIPNSQASADGVHNLWIRKDWLDNLGLEPPKTIEEFKEVAKAFVEQDPDGNGQDDTIGLAGPDTSNKLYANFLESTNNLYGFDGIFSALNAYPGYWLEGDDGQPVYGSTLPETKEALSVLRDMYSEGLIDPEMGVREDSGESVISGNTGMFFGPFWMPYGPLTDAVTNNPEANWQSYGLPLDANGEYTPHLSTTTTQYVVVRKDYEHPEAAMKILNNLLANESEFDPSIGGPGYYPLRLVYAPADEMEVTTVALREVLAGTKEPEDFYDMPAYKLLKSDVDTIHEVKLEPYDNMDIEHWDPEANLGQWTRAYSALVGTAPLVDSEINGVMSLIYSQTKTMEDRWVNLQKLEEETFLKIIMGTEPLDSFDQFVESWESQGGDQITEEVVEVVNQ